The genomic window GTATCGCTCGTGGCAAATTCCCTCTCTTGCGAAAAACTAAGCCCGAGTGTGGCAAGCTCCGCCCTCATTGTGTCAATATTGCTATAAGTCCAAGTTTTGGGGTGGCTTTTATGCTTTATCGCAGCATTTTCAGCAGGCATACCAAAGGCGTCCCAACCCATAGGGTGAAGCACATTGTATCCGCTTTGTCGATAATGCCTAGCGAGCGCATCGCCTATGCAATAGTTTCGCACGTGCCCCATATGAATCGCCCCACTTGGGTAGGGAAACATACTTAGGATGTATTTTTTCTTAGAATTTATAGAATCTATCTCTTTAGGCTCAAAGCTCTTGTGTTCCTGCCAATAGTGTTGCCACTTGGATTCTATCTCTTTGGGATTGTATTCACTTGCCATATCTCACTCGCTTTCTTTAAATGTAGAATAAAAAAGGCATTATAAATAAAAAGCTTAAATCAGCAAGGGCTTCTTATCTAAGTAATCTTACCTACGCACTTTTTGCTAAAACTTAAAAATTATTAAGAATTCTATATCTGTGCTTTGTCAAGGGCTTTATACAATTTAACAATTCTTGCTACAATTGCAGGTTTATACTAGATTCTATATCACAAACATAAAGGTAAGTAGATTTGACTTTTGATACGACAAAGATTCTCAATAAGACTCTACCATTTCTAAAAAATTTCTCACAAAGCAAGGAGATGATTGTTGTCATCTTTATTATGCTTATTGTGAGTATTATTGTCGTGCCGCTACCTAGTCAAGTGCTTGATTTTTTATTAAGTATCTCTATTGCACTCTCTTTACTTATTATTTTTATCACACTCTATGTAGATAAAGCCACAGAATTTTCTGCTTTTCCTACAATTTTGCTTATCGTTACACTCTATCGCCTCGCCCTCAATGTCGCCACCACGCGTATGATTCTAAGCGAGGGGCATAATGGTGTGGAGGCGGTGAGTAGTATTGTGGCTGCATTTGGGCATTTTGTCGTGGGGGGCAATTATGTCATTGGTATCATTGTCTTTACCATACTTGTGATTGTGAATCTCATCGTTATTACAAATGGTTCTACACGCGTAACAGAGGTGCGAGCGAGATTTACACTTGATGCAATGCCCGGTAAGCAAATGGCGATTGATGCAGATTTAAATGCCGGACTTATCGGGCAAGAGGAGGCGCAAAGAAGACGCGATGCCCTCTCACAAGAGGCAGACTTTTATGGCACAATGGACGGAGCGAGTAAGTTTGTCAAGGGTGATGCGATTGCCTCTATCATCATTACAATCGTAAATATCATTGGCGGATTCCTTATCGGTGTGTTTGAACACGGAATGTCAGCCAAACAGAGTGCGGAGACTTTTACTATTCTTACTATTGGCGATGGACTTGTGGGGCAGATTCCAGCACTCATAGTTGCTACAGCCACAGGTATCATCACCACACGTGCCGCAAAAAGCTCACAGACAAATTTTGCCGGAGATATTATCACGCAAATTGCAAACAGCGCAAAGATTCTAGTAATTGTGGGATTTATATTAATCCTCTTTGCGCTCGTGCCCGGATTGCCAATTTCACTTGGTTTTGTAGGAGGATTTTTCCTCGTTGTAGCGTGGCTCACAAGCCGAGAGGATTTAAGCAGTATATTTGCCACCATAGAAAAATGGATAAACAAAAAAGATACAAGCGCTGCAACTAGCCAAGAAGCGAACAAGGAACGCGAGATTGATATATCCCAGCATAAAGCCCAAAGAGTGCAAAAAACAGATGAGGAGATTAAAAAAGAAGAGGAAAATATCATCAATGAGGCTTTGAAAGTAGAAACTTTGGAGATTTATTTGGGCTATGGGCTTATCCGCCTTGCTGATGTGAAGCAAAATGGCGACTTGTTAGAGAGAATCCGTGCTATGCGTAAAAATATCGCTTCAGATTATGGATTCTTAGTGCCACAAATCCGCATTAAAGACAATTTGAATCTGCAACCAAACGACTATGTTATTTTGCTTAAAGGCGTAAAAATCGGTGGTGGTTCGGTAATGCCAGATAAATTTTTAGCAATGGATACAGGTATGGTAGGACAGCCCATTGAGGGTATCCCCACCAAAGAACCAGCCTTTAATATGGACGCACTATGGATAGACCCAAAAGACAAGGAAGACGCGATTATTCAAGGCTATAACATCATTGATCCTTCTACGATTATCACCACACATTTGACCGAGCTCGTCAAAACCTATGCGGAGGACTTCATCACGCGTGATGAAGTAAAAATGCTCCTTGATAAACACGCACAAAACTTCCCGGTAGTCGTGAGCGAAGCCTCCAAGATTCCAATGAGCACGATTTTGTATGTGTTGCGTGATTTGCTCCACGAGCGCATTCCTATCAAAGATTTGCCTACGATTTTAGAAAGTATTATTGATACTTATCCGGTTTTGCAAAATGATACCGAAAGTATCGTAGAGCAAGTCCGCGCAAGACTTTCGCGCACAATCACTGATATTTTCAAGGGGCAAGATGATAGCCTCAAAATCTTTACGATGTCTCTTGCTACCGAGCAATACCTCATCGACAGGCTAAAAGAGCAGCCAAATGGCAAAACTTTCCTTTTGCATTCAAATGATGTGCAAAAACTCGTCCAAGCCGTAGAAGAAGAGAATCTCGCACTCTTACAGCAAAAAAATATTATGCCAATTTTATTTGTGGATTATAGAATCCGCAAACCTTTGGTAAAACTACTAGAATCTTTTAATATCAAAAATACTATACTTGGCAATGCAGAAATCGACCCGAATGTTAAGTTTGAAGTGCTCGGCACGATTGACATACAATTTTAAGGATAAATAATGAAAGTTTTTCATCTCTCACACACAGATTTGGACGGCTATGGCTGCCAATTCATCGCTAAAGAATTTTTCACAGACATCACTTTTTACAATGCAAACTATGGCAAAGAAGTGCTCGTGCGTATAAATAGCATACTCGATAGCATAGCACATTCTCACACCGATAACGCCTACGCGCTTTTGAGTGCAAAATTTGGCAAGGTTGCTAAGAATCCACAAAAGGTGGATTCAAATCAAAAATATCTCATTTTAATCACTGATTTGAATCTTACTCTAAGCGAGGCAAATCACCTCTATCAACGCATAGGAGAGCTTAAAATCACAGGATTTGATATAGAAGTTTTACTGCTTGATCATCATATCAGCGGACAAGAATGTGCCGATAAATATCAATGGTATCACCTTGATGATACGCGCTGTGCCTCTAAAATTACTTTTGATACCCTAAGAGAACTTTACCCAATCCTTGATTCTAATCGCTTAGAATGGATTTCAAATCTCACTAATATGATTAACTCCGTGGATATTTGGCTTGAAGATGGCTATAAATTTGACTTTGGCAAAGTTGCTATGGGCGCGATTAGTGGGAGTTTTGAGCTTAATCGATTTATGTTTGACAAAGAGCATAGGGATTATAAATTTGCCATTATTGAATCTATGAAAGAATTTTTAGAATCCCCAAATGGCGAGGTGGATTTTGATAACGCACTCTTTTGCATTAAAAAGCGTATTTTGGGGGGAGACCCGCAAAAGCAAACAATGGATAATATCATCTCTCACGCACAGGTAGAACTCCTTAGCAGCAAAAAAGAGCTTTGTAGTATTCATTATGAGGATAAAAAAGGCTTTTTAAGTTACTCTATGGGAGGCATTAGCGTTTTAGCAAATCTCTTTTTGCGCTTCAATCCCGAGTATGATTTCTATATTGATGTAAATCCGCGTGGGAATGTCTCATTACGCGCAAATGGAAATTGCGATGTGAGTCTTATCAGCAAAGAGTGCTTTAATGGTGGAGGACATAAAAACGCCTCTGGTGGCAAGATAGACGGATTTAAAGAAAGCTTTGCCTATGCAGATATTAAAACGCAAGTAGAATATATCTTAAATAAGGAGGAACACTAATGAGTATTGATGAAAAAGTCGATGACGAATTAGCACTTGAAATGAGCCTTGAGGAAATGGCAATGGAAGTGATTGATATGCTCGGTGTCGCGCTGTATTTTGCCGGAGCAAAAAAACCTCACATAGAAAAGCTTATTGAATTATATTCTTCACAAATGGATAAGTTCTATGAGCTTTTGCCAGAAGATGCTGCCTATGGACGCGATGAGATGATAGAGATTATCAAATCCCTTAAGAATGATTATCCACAATTTTTTCATTCATAAATGGCTCTAAACTAATGGCTACAACTCTTTCGTGTGCAATCCTCTTTAGCGGCAATGGCAGCAATATGCAGCATTTAATTGAATCTTTGCACCATAAAAGATTCAAATCTAGGCAAAAAGATACCGCACAAGAATATGAGATTGAAATAACACTCACTTTGTGTAACAACCCTTCTGCATATGGTATCACGCGCACAAAAAATCTTGGCGTTCCTTGCGAGATTCTCCCTCATAAACATTTTGCAACGCGTGAAGATTTTGATAAAGCAATGATAAATATTTTACATACTCATAAAATTGAATATATCTTTTTGGCTGGATTTATGAGGATTCTTACCCCTGCTTTCACGCAAAAATTTAAGATTATTAATATACATCCCTCTTTTTTGCCTGAATACAAAGGTGCGCACGCCATAAAAGATAGCTTTTACTCCTCTAGTAGTTATGGCGGCGTGAGTGTGCATTGGGTCAATGAGGAGCTTGATGGCGGAGAGGTTATCCTGCAAGAAAAAGTTGTAAAGCTCCCAAACGACAACCTAGAAACTTTTGAGGCAAGAATCCACGAATGCGAATACAGCCTTTACCCCCGCGCGATTTTACACGCCTTAGGATTAAACGAGGCGGTTTCTCAAGATTTTAGGGCAACAGATTCCATAAGAACAGAATCCAAACTCACAGATTCTCACATCACAGAATCCACAAGTTTTTCTCCCGCACAAAGCAAAACTTCCACACACAAAGTTTCACAATGAGTGGCACCATAGAAATACTAAGCACATTTAGCATTTTTGCTCTGCTTATTCTTTTTGCCTCGCCCATTAGCTCCCTTACGCGTATTCCTATTGTTGTAGTGGAGATGATTTTGGGTGCGTTAGCAGGACACTTTTTTGGCTTTATTCACGATATTGAGGAGATTAATATCATTGCAGAAGTAGGCTTTTTATTTTTGATGTTTTTATGCGGCTTGGAGGTAGATATCAAATCCTTTACAAATCTCGGTGCGCC from Helicobacter typhlonius includes these protein-coding regions:
- the flhA gene encoding flagellar biosynthesis protein FlhA, which produces MTFDTTKILNKTLPFLKNFSQSKEMIVVIFIMLIVSIIVVPLPSQVLDFLLSISIALSLLIIFITLYVDKATEFSAFPTILLIVTLYRLALNVATTRMILSEGHNGVEAVSSIVAAFGHFVVGGNYVIGIIVFTILVIVNLIVITNGSTRVTEVRARFTLDAMPGKQMAIDADLNAGLIGQEEAQRRRDALSQEADFYGTMDGASKFVKGDAIASIIITIVNIIGGFLIGVFEHGMSAKQSAETFTILTIGDGLVGQIPALIVATATGIITTRAAKSSQTNFAGDIITQIANSAKILVIVGFILILFALVPGLPISLGFVGGFFLVVAWLTSREDLSSIFATIEKWINKKDTSAATSQEANKEREIDISQHKAQRVQKTDEEIKKEEENIINEALKVETLEIYLGYGLIRLADVKQNGDLLERIRAMRKNIASDYGFLVPQIRIKDNLNLQPNDYVILLKGVKIGGGSVMPDKFLAMDTGMVGQPIEGIPTKEPAFNMDALWIDPKDKEDAIIQGYNIIDPSTIITTHLTELVKTYAEDFITRDEVKMLLDKHAQNFPVVVSEASKIPMSTILYVLRDLLHERIPIKDLPTILESIIDTYPVLQNDTESIVEQVRARLSRTITDIFKGQDDSLKIFTMSLATEQYLIDRLKEQPNGKTFLLHSNDVQKLVQAVEEENLALLQQKNIMPILFVDYRIRKPLVKLLESFNIKNTILGNAEIDPNVKFEVLGTIDIQF
- a CDS encoding DHH family phosphoesterase, with translation MKVFHLSHTDLDGYGCQFIAKEFFTDITFYNANYGKEVLVRINSILDSIAHSHTDNAYALLSAKFGKVAKNPQKVDSNQKYLILITDLNLTLSEANHLYQRIGELKITGFDIEVLLLDHHISGQECADKYQWYHLDDTRCASKITFDTLRELYPILDSNRLEWISNLTNMINSVDIWLEDGYKFDFGKVAMGAISGSFELNRFMFDKEHRDYKFAIIESMKEFLESPNGEVDFDNALFCIKKRILGGDPQKQTMDNIISHAQVELLSSKKELCSIHYEDKKGFLSYSMGGISVLANLFLRFNPEYDFYIDVNPRGNVSLRANGNCDVSLISKECFNGGGHKNASGGKIDGFKESFAYADIKTQVEYILNKEEH
- the purN gene encoding phosphoribosylglycinamide formyltransferase, coding for MATTLSCAILFSGNGSNMQHLIESLHHKRFKSRQKDTAQEYEIEITLTLCNNPSAYGITRTKNLGVPCEILPHKHFATREDFDKAMINILHTHKIEYIFLAGFMRILTPAFTQKFKIINIHPSFLPEYKGAHAIKDSFYSSSSYGGVSVHWVNEELDGGEVILQEKVVKLPNDNLETFEARIHECEYSLYPRAILHALGLNEAVSQDFRATDSIRTESKLTDSHITESTSFSPAQSKTSTHKVSQ